The following are encoded in a window of Microcoleus sp. FACHB-831 genomic DNA:
- the pstA gene encoding phosphate ABC transporter permease PstA produces MSSSISRNKSQEPQGEFSANVEQRETTGKIFELIFLLGLSIGLVVLAVLVFDVFKDGLGRLLSPGFLTETPSRFPDRGGIRPAIFGSMLLGGLVMLISVPIGVGAALYLEEYAPKAWWTDIIEINVSNLAGVPSIVYGLLGLGVFNYLLNFGPALLSGALTLSLLSLPVIIVTAREAIRAVPDSLRQASYGLGTTKWQTVWNHVLPYAIPGILTGVIISVSRAIGDAASLIVVGAVSFLTFNPGLFQRFMALPIQIYTYITRPEPGFANAAAASIIVLLLLILVLNGTAIYLRQRFSTFK; encoded by the coding sequence ATGAGTAGTTCTATTTCCCGAAACAAATCACAGGAACCACAAGGAGAATTTTCTGCGAATGTAGAGCAGAGAGAAACAACAGGCAAAATATTTGAACTTATCTTTTTGCTTGGCCTATCTATTGGTTTAGTGGTTCTTGCAGTCCTAGTTTTTGATGTCTTTAAGGATGGGTTAGGGCGGCTGTTGAGTCCTGGCTTTCTAACTGAAACTCCTTCCCGGTTCCCCGATAGAGGTGGCATACGCCCTGCTATTTTTGGCAGTATGCTTCTAGGTGGATTAGTAATGCTAATTTCCGTCCCTATCGGTGTGGGAGCGGCTTTGTATCTGGAAGAATATGCGCCCAAAGCTTGGTGGACGGATATTATCGAGATTAACGTTAGCAATCTCGCTGGAGTCCCTTCAATTGTCTATGGTCTACTGGGATTAGGCGTTTTCAATTATCTTTTGAACTTCGGGCCAGCTTTGCTTTCTGGCGCATTAACATTGTCGTTGCTGTCTTTACCAGTAATTATTGTGACTGCTAGAGAGGCAATTCGAGCTGTTCCCGATTCTTTACGACAAGCTTCTTATGGCTTAGGCACAACCAAATGGCAAACGGTGTGGAATCACGTCTTACCTTATGCGATTCCAGGCATCTTAACAGGGGTGATTATTTCCGTTTCCCGTGCGATTGGCGATGCGGCTTCTTTAATTGTTGTCGGAGCTGTGAGTTTTCTTACATTCAACCCTGGTTTGTTTCAGCGCTTTATGGCCTTGCCCATTCAAATTTACACCTATATCACTCGCCCTGAGCCTGGTTTTGCTAATGCAGCAGCAGCGTCAATCATTGTTTTACTGTTATTGATTTTGGTCTTAAATGGTACAGCAATATACCTTCGACAACGCTTTTCTACATTTAAATAA
- the pstC gene encoding phosphate ABC transporter permease subunit PstC has translation MQNANFSNEFNREYRRSLEKAASDDIQEKIIETLLFCCALISVLTTFGIVFIIFRVTFDFFQEVSFAQFFLDTKWTPLFAEKHFGIWPLINGTLMTTVIAMLVAIPLGLCSAIYLAEYASPKVAAILRPAVELLGGVPTVVYGYFALLFVTPVLRSFLPLEIFNALSAGLMMGIMISPTVGSISLDAIQSVPRSLREGAYAIGVTKLETIFKVVLPAALSGIAASIILGISRAVGETMTVLIAAGQEPRISLNPFQSVETMTAYMAQISGGDSPRGSVNYNTLYAVGAVLFLITLGLNIVSHWISNRYKEKYD, from the coding sequence ATGCAAAACGCAAATTTTAGCAATGAATTTAATAGGGAATACAGGCGATCGCTCGAAAAGGCAGCGTCTGACGATATCCAGGAAAAAATTATCGAAACGCTTTTATTTTGTTGCGCCTTGATTTCTGTCCTCACTACCTTTGGAATTGTTTTTATTATCTTCCGGGTAACGTTTGATTTTTTCCAAGAGGTTTCGTTTGCTCAGTTCTTTCTCGATACCAAGTGGACACCTTTATTTGCAGAGAAACATTTTGGAATTTGGCCTTTGATTAATGGCACTTTAATGACTACGGTTATTGCCATGCTCGTTGCTATTCCTCTGGGTTTATGTTCAGCTATCTATTTAGCCGAATATGCTTCGCCCAAGGTGGCAGCAATTTTACGCCCAGCCGTAGAACTATTAGGGGGAGTCCCTACAGTTGTCTATGGCTACTTTGCACTTTTATTTGTTACGCCTGTTCTGCGCTCGTTTCTTCCCCTAGAAATTTTTAACGCCTTAAGTGCTGGGCTGATGATGGGAATAATGATTAGCCCTACCGTCGGTTCCATCAGCTTAGATGCCATACAATCTGTGCCTCGCTCTTTGCGCGAAGGAGCTTACGCAATCGGCGTAACTAAACTGGAAACCATTTTTAAAGTTGTCCTTCCTGCTGCCCTTTCTGGAATTGCTGCCTCGATTATTCTGGGCATTTCTAGAGCCGTTGGCGAAACGATGACGGTTCTAATTGCTGCTGGGCAAGAGCCACGAATAAGCCTTAATCCATTTCAATCAGTGGAAACAATGACAGCTTATATGGCTCAAATTTCAGGCGGAGATAGCCCTCGTGGCAGTGTTAATTACAACACTTTATATGCTGTGGGAGCCGTTTTGTTTTTAATAACGCTTGGGTTGAATATTGTCAGCCATTGGATTTCTAATCGCTACAAAGAGAAATACGATTAA
- a CDS encoding PstS family phosphate ABC transporter substrate-binding protein gives MKEQLIFNINLLGKSLVNYRTLLAFLIFFSCGISGCSRSEQKQNQVSIDGGAVGFPIHQSVAEEFQKFKPAAQVSVASSGTGGGMSKFCAGEIDIVGASRSIRDEEIERCKKKGIDFVELPVALDGIAVIVNRQNNFAKCLTIDELNKIWNSKSDRKITNWNQVNPKFPDQRLKLYAPASDTGTFDYFTQAVTGKAKNSRTDYTPSHNQNVLVQGIAGDTNAIGYVGISYYMENQDKLNLVGVESPKGKCETPVPLDNVVRNIYLPLSRPLFIYISKSSLDSKPAVKEFVDFYIENSWKWIDQVGYVALPDEAYPKIKQKVASGETGSKFKDAKPGEPIANLL, from the coding sequence ATGAAGGAACAACTAATTTTTAATATAAATTTACTGGGTAAATCATTAGTAAATTATCGAACTTTATTAGCATTTCTGATATTCTTTAGCTGCGGTATAAGCGGTTGCAGTAGATCGGAGCAGAAGCAGAATCAGGTGAGTATTGATGGTGGAGCTGTGGGATTCCCTATCCATCAATCTGTGGCTGAAGAATTTCAAAAATTTAAACCTGCTGCTCAAGTTAGCGTTGCTTCAAGCGGTACTGGCGGCGGCATGAGTAAGTTTTGTGCTGGAGAGATTGATATCGTTGGCGCTTCACGCTCTATAAGGGATGAAGAAATTGAAAGATGTAAAAAGAAGGGCATTGATTTTGTAGAATTGCCTGTTGCCTTAGATGGAATCGCCGTCATCGTCAATCGTCAAAATAACTTTGCTAAATGCCTGACTATCGACGAACTTAACAAGATTTGGAACTCTAAATCAGACCGCAAAATAACCAACTGGAATCAAGTAAATCCAAAGTTTCCCGACCAGCGACTAAAGCTTTATGCGCCTGCTTCTGATACGGGAACGTTTGATTATTTCACCCAAGCTGTGACTGGCAAAGCAAAAAATAGCCGCACAGACTACACTCCTAGCCACAATCAAAACGTCCTTGTACAAGGGATTGCGGGCGACACAAACGCTATAGGGTATGTGGGGATATCTTACTATATGGAAAACCAAGACAAGCTGAACTTGGTTGGTGTGGAAAGTCCAAAAGGCAAGTGTGAAACACCAGTTCCTCTAGACAATGTTGTTAGAAATATTTATCTACCTTTGTCTCGTCCTCTATTTATCTATATCAGCAAGAGTTCTCTAGATAGCAAACCAGCGGTAAAAGAGTTTGTTGATTTTTATATAGAGAATTCTTGGAAATGGATCGATCAAGTTGGTTATGTGGCGCTACCGGATGAAGCTTACCCCAAAATCAAACAAAAAGTTGCCTCTGGTGAAACAGGTTCTAAGTTCAAAGATGCAAAACCGGGCGAACCTATCGCAAATCTTCTTTAA